The following nucleotide sequence is from Citrus sinensis cultivar Valencia sweet orange chromosome 6, DVS_A1.0, whole genome shotgun sequence.
GGGAAGCTACTACCATATGATATCACAATCCTACATGGCTccattatattatttgctatAAAGccacaattattataaatgctttgctttaattttagtCATTGAAAAGATCTAAGAAATATccattccccccccccccccaccccacaccccaaaaaaaaaagagagaggaaaaaaaaaaaggaacaaacCAGTTCTCGATTCTTCAAATCTCTAAATGCAGCCTCAGCCAAATCCTTTTGAGGAACCAACTTATGCTTTGGAAGAATATTAGCTATGCCAATCAGGATTTGTTTTACTAAAAATGGGGGCACCATGTCATCTGCAATCTATgcaaaattttgagttaatagaAGGGAGGTATGTCAGATTCTAAGACagtttataatataatcaggTTGAAGAAAATACTTTGCACATAGGTGCAACAAGAATAGCACCGCTCCATGCATTAGGCTGTTTAAGGTGCACCTTCACTGCTACAGCTCCACCAAGAGACTGACCAAAGAGGAAGCTCGGCAAAGTACGAAACTCAGGGTACTCTGCCATGTGAATCAACCAAAACATAAACATCAAGAACAGACAAGTATCTTGATCATAATCTGTTAACCAAATGTAAGATGTTTGTTATGTGTACTATAATAATTGCCCTTAAACAGATCATTTCAATATACTTTGCATTGTCTCAAACGATGACAAAATCAACAAACCAGAGAAAGTTTTCTtcaaagtaaacaaaacaaagaattCGTAAATGAAGACAACAGATTGACATGGAAAGGGAAATGTTAAAATCATCAAACCTAAACCTacactcaaaacaaaatttaattctatCGCCATTGAGGGTTTCAAGGATTCCAAGATAAGGCTCTAAAACAACTTGGCACACCTTTGATGTTGGAATAATGCTCGATGACATCATCAACCAGCCGGTCAAAGCTGGGAATGTAGCCATGAAGACCTGCTGAAAGGCCAAATCCAGGGTAATCCATAGCGAAAACTCCGTATCCAGATGATGCCAACTTCCTTGCAGTTCCTGATAAAATGCCACCATGTAAGGCTCAATTACCGCACCATGCCTAAGGCTATAAACAGTTAACTGCTACTTAATGCTAAGAGCTACATgccttcaaagaaaaatgtgCAAGTGTCTCCATAACCATGACAATAGCACACCAGTCCTTTGGGTTGAGAGGTCTCCGGAAGCCAACTTTTACAGAAAATTTCCACTCCTCTGGAATTCACCTCATACGACTGCAAAACAGCAAACAATGTGACCTTCTTCAGTTAAAAGCAAATTACAGCAATgtcaaaacacaaaaacagCAGGACACAATGCTTTTTTATACTTTAGCCAGCATCACCGATCACAGCTTGGGCCCAATTCCACTTTTTTGGGTAGAAAGACTCCCTTTCGTACGAAATGTAAACAGAAAGTAATAAAAGCTGAAGTTTTGACTTCTTACCTCCTCCGTTTTCAATCCATCACAAGTGGCCTGCAAAatagccaaaaataaaataatcaaactaTAAACTTCATTCAAAGATATATCCATCATCCTTCTAAAGTACAACACTTCATCAGCACCATTGAACACAACTGATTCAGCAACAATCAACGGACCAAATTATTTCCTTTACCAACTTTTCATTTACCACAAACAAATCCCACTTAACATCATCAACTTCCAATaacaaaacaatataaaaataaataaataaataagtcaaattaaaaaaacgaATGCCAATAAGCgaaaaacatgaaaaagaaTGCAAAGAATAGAACCACCTTCAATAAAATATGATCAATATTAAGCTGGATATCCTTAAACGCCTCACGTGCCCGGCGCCTATTGGGAGCCTCATCCATGTTAGCGTCCAAAATCTCGCTCAACTCATCGCTTATTCCTGGAAACTTCAGCTTTGCTGCGGCCATTATCCTTCTTTTTCCTCTGAACCCAATTAACCCCGCACCCAAACTCTTGGCCCTCGTACTCAATCAACTTCACGTTATTgttaaaataacaaagaaaacaaaggtgAATGCTTTCTTGGGTTTTTGCTTTAAATACCACGTAAAGGGTGCAGTCACAGCTGACCTTAAAGCCAAATTTGGaaagtatattaattatatttttttttttaaaaaaaaaaaaaggagaaaaatatGAACGTATCATGAatggtgtttgtttttgtGGACCGGGAAAGTGGCCAAAACTTATAGACGAGGTCtgacttttattattttctttgttatctttttctttttcctttttttattggGTCGTTGAAGATGCCGTTTGAGTGGGAGATGCCTGCTTTCAAAGTTCAAACTTTTATTTGCAGTTTCTAGATTTCgttttaattaacatttggGTCccttaattttgataaaatcatagaataaaaatatagtttGAAGCTTTCTTCGCATGGATCTTCAATGTGACGCCAAGTTAAAAttagaatacaaattttatatctaattaaatttacgTGGCATGGTTAAATGtcatttattaatcattaataaatagTATTATTATCACAATAATAATCAACTAATAGTCAATATGCAATtgataaaactataattataatttaatcaatataTACCTATCATTGTTGACTTGTTGtctttcttttgaaataaatactattatttttttatttaaaaaaattaatttagggTGGCCGTGGAATGTGAATGTGATGTCCCTTCATCCTCAATGCCCGACTTATTAGAATTTAGAACATAGCAGCGCTGCATTGTGTCATTTAGGACCTGTGTGaaagaattatgaattatgTCGTTATGTACGCTTTTGTCAAAGAAATTAGTGAGCCAAATGTTATTTCTCTATTTAATAACTGTTTTGCATTttcgttttgttttatttgttaattaggcGGCGGTTGAACACGAAACTCGTTTTGGACCCCCTTCGAAGCCTCGGTTGACGTGGTTGGTGACTATGAGGGAGCGCGGCCTTCCCGTGACGGGCAGTCGTCTTGGTGCGTGGGACCGCTGCTCTACTTGCGACACGTGGCCCACAGCGAATGCGAAACtgtgtatataatataattttcactAATCACTTGCATAGTATACGACCGTGTCAAGCTCCCATTAGGGGCTGGGGTCTGCATTTAATAGGAACTTGATACACTTGATCACActccattttttaatataattaatcttatcTTCTAACATACgaaaatttatattctttttattttttaacttgtcTTAGAATTCTTCCAATAACATATTCtagtataatatattttattttttaatatattaaaatttataatttttttattttgtaacttATTTCTTATCTAATAAAAGATGcttaagttattaaaaaaatagatgaactaaaaattaaaaaaaaagtaaaatatacatttcaatacaatatattttattctgtAGTGTattagaatatatatttttcttattttataatatattccttactttaataatttaagggtatgacTATTTGAGTccattaaatttctttttataactatcataaaaagtaaatatttttaaaattttaatattctaaaatttcaaaatttcccaTTAAGCTATTTTCTTATCAATTTCACTGTGCATATGTTCTCTCTCTACCATCACttcttataaattaatctctcaCTTCACTCTTTTTTGGCTATGaattattttgcttctttatttcGACTGCATCGCCTTTTGTCATTTGAATTGGGAAATTtgttgattatatttttaaattggtaGTAAGATTTACAGCTTTAGCCAGTTTCTGTAACAAACGGTTCTATTCAAAGAGGTTGGTACGAATAAGGAATCTTTCTCCCTCTTGGAATCTCGTTGACAAGATGGCAAAGGGTACACTTCTTGTGAAatcaaaaatgaaataagatttgGGAATGTGTTAGGAACATAATGAATTCAAAgccagaaaaataaaaaaattattgtgtttcatggttaattaaaaatgttgaTACTAATTTTGGATGGTGGTTTGTTCCTTTAAATTCGCGGTAGTCCATAgctaaattgattttgattatttgcaACAGACAAACAATAGCATTCATTTGTAGTTGaactctaaaagaaaaaaaaaattgaaggaatTGGTTTGAGCTAAAGATTTGGGAGAGAAAATATACGACTAATTaggtaaaattttcaaatttatttttacaataagtattttaattgaaaaaaaggtGTAAAGAGTTAATCTATGATTTAAGGACGTGTCTGcgttaaaaaaatgagggtgCCCGAATAtctatatgtgtgtgtaattATGACTGtgctaaaataataaatactcGAAGTCGGAAATTAATTGATCcattttaataacaatagtGATAAgattctaatatttgagtcttaatttaaattctaatattatgtgttacttatttattagaatatagattaaaattatttactcaCCATCTAATGAATGAATACCACATTAGTTTTGATTCAAATTTATGACTTAAATACTATGATACCTAatattactcttttaatacCAAGAAAATTAGCTTCAGCTATCCCCACATCACCATGGAAATGAGTCCGAACTCTAAACCAAACAAATTACCAATTTCGttagaaattaaatcaatccAAATCTAATTCGATTGGAACGAATGGATATTATTTGCCTAAATGTGAAATTGCGACTTTTCTCCTACCCTTTAAGCcatgtcattttctttcattctagTACATGACATGCGCTTCAATGGAAGATTTGTTCATGATTGGACGCGTTCgctatgataattaattagggatggcaatggggaggggaggggaggggaccaatctccccatacccatccccgatattttgcatatgtccccgtccccgtcaaaATTGCTTGAGAGAATCTCCATCctctccccgaataataacaggggatccccgagggtccccggtccccgaataattaatagtctaatatattttttattttcgattttaaattaatcatattaaaataaactcataccgctattgtaagctcgtaaccaactttgacagcacattaaggcctccaatgtgcttggatgaagtttgttatggtatgagctcacaactctaccactagtgttaaaagctgattcagaagcaactgttgtaattggaattgccaaaatatctctagcaattcgagctaatgtaggatacttattagcatttgtcttccaccaactcaaaatattaaaatcttccatccgagatataactttctcatccaaatatgaatctaattcatctgcaacaactgcacaatctccattgtttacataatcatcaaaacctgtcatccatttggttgctttcttataagaatcccctgtagatctagtagaagaactactaccagtataatcaaagcaataaacagttggtgaaaacttcaattaatactcTTCAACTAATTCCCGGCAAAGGTTGACCACTTTCCCAACATAcaactattttaatatttattatttttaacaatatttataattttgttatttatttattagtaattttaaaaataaaaataaaattaaaaattaaaatggggaaatgggtaggggatggggattccacctcatccccgtcccctccctgaataaaaagttgggtaaaaaatttttcCCGTCCCCtccctgaaaaaaaaattgggtataaaattatccccgtaccctccccgaatgggaaAAATCCCTGAGGGTACCcatccccgtggggatttttgccatccctataaTTAATTGCATTTATTAACAGTGCTTATATCGTTATTAgttcaatttaatttgacatgaaatttGACGTATATGGATGGAGATAGATAAGCCCTCacgaaataaatttatgagtCACatccatatattttttatgagaaTACATTAATAGTATGtttattgatcaataaatgagAATGGATTAGAATTGGAATgaactaaaattataatgagataatattataatagaaaataaaaattagaatagattatttattttaactattaaaattgaaatcgAAATGAGTTGTATTAtcattaatgtgtttactttattttacaatttgaatgaattattataatttaataaaatacctttaatttattattaccattatttttattattattattattattttattattattattaagaaaattattgttaataataacaatagttGTTGTTACtgctgttgttgttattattattttctccctcttttgtttattttctttttctcctcttctttttctcttttttctttttatctctcTTTTTGTAAATTCTTCGTtacttcttctctttcttctttcgttttaaatttttatttttctattctacatcgtttcttcttcttcttcttcttcttcttcttcttcttcttcgctGTCTATTATTTGTCTtcaatctcttttttctttttttctttttctctttttcattaCCTATTCTTCttcgtttctttttttttttaatttattttctcttctttattgtttcttcttcttcttctccatctattcttcatcttcaaattAAACCGATGGTGCCACGCGATGAATGACGACGTGATTCCAACGTGCTGTGCTACGAGATTTGGGTTTGGTTGCTGTGAGATTTAGGATTCGATTGCTTGCtgtgattttcattttgatttttttgatttttgatttttttattatttaaagggtaaaattttatttaatctctatattttgaGGTTAGTACCCGTtcagtccctatatttttaaaaataactcaaAACATCCcgatattaaattattagcaCATTTCCTCTTactttttattgcttttggcttaatttttataatattaccctcttataatttttttttggacattagtaaaaagaaaaaaaattaattatcaatttaatcttaaaaaataaaatagaatcaaaattaatatatgttgCTATTTTGAAACACACTGaggaattaatatattaatttttttattattaatgtccaaaaaaataggtaatttaattattttacaataaatttttttttgacacaCGTAAACtttcacaaaatttaatatatattctttttgtttttattttatttttggggttaaattgataatttaatttttttattaattttataaaaagaaatattattgtaagagggtaatattataaaagcaagtcaaaataaataaaaagtaaccgcaaggatgtcaataatttaagggtGGAGATGTTTTgagacattttaaaaaatatggagACTAAATTgacactaatattaaaatatagggatgCAATAAGcttttacccttatttaaaaaaatgagaaagttataataatgtaattgaAGAGGGggtattttaagaaattctaGACATGAGAGTCTGATTCTCAAGCTGACTTAGAAATCAAACTCCATAATGATTATTAACTTGGTGTGGGCTCTACGAAAATGAATCTTATTCCTTCCCTCATTCATCAAATAAATGTTGGTTTCATTCTGATTCGAAATTCCCATTAttgaatttggaaaataaactcaccataaaatgaatatatacaATGTGTGGTTTAATTCTCTAAAAAGTTTCCACTTTGACATAAGGCGGatcataattgaaaaaaaataataataagccaAGAGAGATAACACATTTTCCTTCTATCATCCTCTTCAAATGCTTTAAGCCAAGATCAAATATAAAGTTTTTATGTAACTTTATATTTAGGTTATtgtgaaaacaaataataattgtaatgGATTGTGCTTATGCATAGTTGTTTATTTGTATAAAACTTAGGTCTTATtttatagagaaaaaaaaattatattctcCTGCTAATATGTCAAAAGTTTACTTACAACCAATCTTAAATGGGTTGTTGTAAACTCGTGGGTAAAATGATGAATATACATTTCTCTCTATAAAAGTATTCCTCCgattttatagataaaatttattgcagttttgtttttgaacataattttgtaagaaaaagaaattgtttaacAAAATCTCGCAATAGCTGACTATCATTTatatgttaaatatataagttCGAAGTAACtcttaaactaatttttttagtgtaaACTAGGCTCATAGCCTTAAGGTCTTTAggtttaaaaatgaataaggAAATTATGCAGGGATTTCTATTGAAGTTTAGTCATTTTACTACTGTGGCACATACTCTTTACAAAAACTTATTCTAAACTccttaaatttgtaaaatttcgCTATAGTTATGTTGAACTAAATCATGAGTCCACCAGTCATGATCTCCCATGTAATTTTATGCATGAGGTAGGAAGTCATCGTAAAGAGGATAGCTAGTCCACAAACATAATAAAACCACTCAATATGTTAAActatatatagatatttttgGAGAATTCCACGCGTTTAACGGGATACCGAGATCTAgtttactattaaaattgaacagctaaattttaaaaatttcaacatttaaCTATTTGATAAATACTATATGGTAcgatttaaaaattgatttaatttgatcatacacttatataatgaaaacttattatatttttaaaaaaatcattatttaaaaattatatttatagcatcttatcaaattttatttaaaatttaacattattgttCGCTTGTGGTAGAAGTGTGGTTGCTTCTCTTTACGAAGAGCCCTTTAATTTCCATAATGAGTTTTTTAATAGGTTAGGGCAGCAGGATCACGTCCCCACGATGGATTTGTTTGGTGTAGGTGATCagttctaattaattaatacttaaaagataatttaatattataattttaagtttttgtttcattattaatatataaattagagatttaacattttttaatttttaaatttaaatttattatttaaatttataattttttttttttttaaaaaaaagagggagTGAGTCTAGTTTGGGCTTTTTTCCTAAATCTTTATACAGACTCTCATGTGGAAGGCTTGAGTCAAAGTCCTTGCCAATGGGCCGGACCGCCCGGACTTTTTTGCGAATTGGTCCTTGAGTAATGATGGGTCTTCATTGCGAAAGGCGGGTGGTGGACATACGTCCGTCAGCTAGTCAAACATTGCGTTGAGCCATTTATCAGGGGACGTGTCAATGTGACATTGGTCTGTTTGTGGGTCCACAATTTATCATCTTACGCTTACCTCACATACGGGCCGGGCTTACCAGACTGAGCTTTGTCTATTGGACTAGGTTGGCCTTGATTTATGGGCTAAATTGCTCGCGTAAATTAATGATCTTATCCTACTACCTTGGACTAGGCTTTACTAACGTTCCCCACAAACAATGCCTATGATGGGTTTGTAGAGCCTGATATTCAGTAGAAGAGTGAATTCCTTCCCCCgttcgtattatttctaatttagCCCAtccaagaaaagaaattataaccaaaaaaagtatttatagtgtaaaattactatattttaatcaaaactctaggaagaaaataaaatcaaacacttcctcaaaaatacaaaaagggGATTAGAGCTGCAAATGCATACACCCCTCGGACAATTACTCGAAAAGGAGGATCACGTGTCCACTTTATCACCTTAACCTGGTCCCTACCACCAGTTCGCATCCACGTGTCAAAATCACACATGAGAAATTCAATTCTGATGCGGTGGAGATGGAGGATGGGACCCACCACATGATTGCCTTTTACACGCTTCTTTTAAGCTACCGATGCGTGATTTGCGCgcgtgattaaaaaaataaaagaaaaacctCTCACTCTTTACTCTTTACCCTTTGGTCTTTAGtttagggatgacaatggaTTAGATCTGATCTAAGATTCACGTTATCTAAATTTAATCGGATCAGATTTAGATCGATTTAAAATAGATTTAGATTGGATTTGAATATTGATGTGTGGATTTAAAACGGATCTAGAGCAGATCTGGATCtatcttaatatctaaattcatattcatatccactcatttttttattttattttaaaagtttcttaacaattgtaaaattataatgataataaattttattcatagcaTATTAGTAGTATTTACTATGCATTTAaactcttaaaacttaaaagttagttttgtaaatttaaaggtcAACCAGCCCCAAAGCATGTACATGTAATATTCAAATTGCAAGTCAAGTAATATaacatagaaatttattttattatattggccaaataatttttaaggaatatagttattcatatatttagtcaTATATggacataataaaaataataaatgactgaatataaatcatatttaatttgtatgcCATTATCTAATGTTGTAGGAATGACGATAGATGTATCGTGGAGATTAGAATGATAAAGGAGACAATAGAATATTATATTGATCTTACTCCTGCAATTACttatgaatgatattttattatctttcttatttgttgttttggtataaaagtataagctacatattatatttt
It contains:
- the LOC102612381 gene encoding caffeoylshikimate esterase — translated: MAAAKLKFPGISDELSEILDANMDEAPNRRRAREAFKDIQLNIDHILLKATCDGLKTEESYEVNSRGVEIFCKSWLPETSQPKGLVCYCHGYGDTCTFFFEGTARKLASSGYGVFAMDYPGFGLSAGLHGYIPSFDRLVDDVIEHYSNIKEYPEFRTLPSFLFGQSLGGAVAVKVHLKQPNAWSGAILVAPMCKIADDMVPPFLVKQILIGIANILPKHKLVPQKDLAEAAFRDLKNRELTKYNVIVYKDKPRLRTALELLKTTEGIERRLEKVSLPLLILHGENDTVTDPSVSKALYEKASSKDKKCILYKDAFHSLLEGEPDDMIIRVFADIISWLDDHSRSSTDS